Below is a window of Myxococcales bacterium DNA.
GCCCGCGGCACCACACCTTCTTCGAGATGCTGGGCAACTTCAGCTTCGGCGACTACTTTAAGGAGGAGGCCTGCGTCTTCGCCTGGGACTTCCTGATCAAGGACATCGGCCTCGATCCGCAGCGCTTCGTCTTCACCTACTTCAAGGGTGAGGGCGACGTGCCCGCCGACCACGAGGCGCGGGACCTGTGGCGCAAGATCACCGGGCTGGGTGAGGAGCGCATCCTGGGTCTCGGCATGGCCGACAATTTCTGGGCCATGGGAGACACGGGCCCCTGCGGTCCTTGCAGCGAGCTTCACTACTACGTCGGCCCCGAGGTCGACCTGGCGCGCTTCGGTGAGGAGCAGACGGCCCAGGGTCATGGCTGGATGGAGATCTGGAACCTGGTCTTCATGCAGTTCGAGAAGAAGACCAAGGAGTCCGCGCTCGAAGCCTTGCCGGCGCCGAGCATCGACACCGGCATGGGGCTCGAGCGCCTGGCGGGCATTGTCCAGGGAAAGACCAGCAACTACGAGTCGGATCTGCTGCGCACACTGGTCGACCGCGCTGCCGAGCTGTCGAAGAAGAGTTATCAGGGTGGCATGACGCCGGACGAGGTCTCCATGCGGGTGATCGCGGATCACGCGCGCACGACCGCGTTCCTGATCGCCGAAGGCATCATGCCCGACCGAACCGGGCGTGAGTACGTGCTCCGGCGCGTCATGCGCCGGGCCATTCGCCACGGGCATCGCCTGGGCATCAACGAGCCGTTCTTGCACCAGGTCGCCGATCTGGTGGTGACGCACATGGGCGAGCAATATCCGGAGCTCGTCGAGCGACGCGAGATGATCCGCTCGGTCGCCGAGGGGGAAGAGACGCGGTTTCGTCAGACCATCGAGCGCGGGCTCTCGCTGCTCGATCAAGCCTTCGGCGGCATGGACGAGACCGGGCAGAAAGAGCTGCCCGGCGCTGACGCCTTCCAGCTCTACGACACCTACGGCTTCCCGCTCGACCTGACCCAGGTGATCTGCGCCGAGCGCGGCTACGCGGTGGACAACGCGGGTTACGACGCCGCACTGGAAGAGGCGCGCAAAAAGAGCGAGTTCCGCGGCATGGAGCAGGCCGTCGAGTCCGTCTACCGAGATGCGCTCGGCAACCTGCCCCAGGGCACGGTGGTCTTCAGCGGTTACGAGCGCGACACCGACAAGTCCAAGGTCGTTGCCATCGTCAAGGACGGCGCCCTGTGCGAGCGCGCAGCCGCGGGTGACTCCGTCGAGATCGTGACCGAGCGCACGCCGTTCTACGCGGAGTCCGGCGGGCAGGCCGGGGATCAGGGCAGCATCGTGCTGCCTGCGGGGCGGCTCCGGATCGAAGACACCTTGCGCCCCGTCGCGGGCCTCAGTGTGCACCGCGGTGTCGTGGAAGAGGGCAGCGTCGCCGTCGGAGAGGAGGCCACGCTTGCCATCGACGTCGAGCGGCGCGAGGGCATTCGGCGCAGTCACTCCGCCACCCATCTGTTGCACTGGGCGCTCCGGCAAGTGGTGGGCAGCCATGCCCAGCAGAAGGGCTCGCTCGTGGGGCCCGGCCGCCTGCGCTTCGACTTCACCCACGGCAAGCCGCTGAGCAGCGAAGAGCTCAGCAAGATCGAAGACCTCGTGAATCAGCGCACGCTCGCCAACGCGCCGGTTCGGACCGAGGTGCTCTCGATGGAAGAGGCCAAGAAGCGCGGCGCCATGATGATCTTCGAAGAGAAGTACGGCGACACGGTGCGCATGCTGAGCATGCTCGAGAGCGTCGAGCTGTGCGGTGGGACGCACGCCCGGGCTACGGGGGACATCGGTCTGTTCAAGATCCAGCTCGAGCAGGGCATTGCCGCCGGAGTGCGCCGCATCGTAGCCACGACGGGGGAGGGCTCGCTGGCTCACCTACGAGCGGTCGAACACGATCTCGAGCGTGCGGCGCAGGCTGCAAAGGCGTCGCCCAAAGATCTGGTCGAGAAGATCGAGAAGCTCGTGGCCGAGACGAAGTCGCTCGAAAAGAAGGTCGACGAGCTCTCGAAGAAGCTGCTCACCGGTGGCGGCGGACTCGAAGCGCTGCTCGGGCACGTACGCGAGATCGGGGGCGTCAAGGTGCTGGGTGTGAAGGCGGACGTCGCCGATCGCGGCGCCTTGCGCGAGCTCGCGGAGCAGCTGCGGGACAAACTGGGTGACAGTATCGTGCTCGTGGGCTCCGAGACCGAGGGCAAGGCGCAGCTCGTCCTGACCGTGTCGAAGCCGCTCACGGGTCGGTTCAAGGCGGGCGAGCTGATCCGCCCGATTGCCGCCATCGTGGGCGGCTCCGGTGGCGGTCGCCCCGACATGGCGCAGGCGGGCGGCACGGAGATCGACAAGCTCGATCAGGCCATCGAGGCCGTCTACGCCGGCGTAGCGCCGACGAGCTGACGCTCTCACCCCTCCGTCACGCTTCGAAGCCCCAGTGCACGGGCTCTGGCTCGAGCTGCACACCGAGCTGGTCGCGAACGGTCAGCCTGACCCGCTCGGCAAAGCGCCGGATGTCCGCGGCCCGGGCGCCCGGGTGCGCAACGATGCACAGCGAGTGTTTGGTCGACAGGCCCACGTTGCCATCGCGAGTGCCGCGCGCGAGCCCCGCACGCTCGATCAACCACGCGGCGCTGAGCTTCACGCTGCCGTCCGGCTGGGGGTACCTCGGCAGCTCCGCAACGCCAGCTCGGGCAGCGACCTGGTCAGCCGCCGTCGCGTCGACGATCGGGTTGACGAAGAACGAGCCGCAGCTGCGACCGTTCTCGTCCTGGGGGTCGAGCACCATGCTCTTTCGCCTCCGCAATTCGATCACGGTGTCGCGCACG
It encodes the following:
- the alaS gene encoding alanine--tRNA ligase encodes the protein MSKTSQELRRAFLEFFRSRGHTVVESGALVPPNDPTLMFANAGMVQFKDCFTGREKRAYQRAASSQKCIRISGKHNDLENVGPSPRHHTFFEMLGNFSFGDYFKEEACVFAWDFLIKDIGLDPQRFVFTYFKGEGDVPADHEARDLWRKITGLGEERILGLGMADNFWAMGDTGPCGPCSELHYYVGPEVDLARFGEEQTAQGHGWMEIWNLVFMQFEKKTKESALEALPAPSIDTGMGLERLAGIVQGKTSNYESDLLRTLVDRAAELSKKSYQGGMTPDEVSMRVIADHARTTAFLIAEGIMPDRTGREYVLRRVMRRAIRHGHRLGINEPFLHQVADLVVTHMGEQYPELVERREMIRSVAEGEETRFRQTIERGLSLLDQAFGGMDETGQKELPGADAFQLYDTYGFPLDLTQVICAERGYAVDNAGYDAALEEARKKSEFRGMEQAVESVYRDALGNLPQGTVVFSGYERDTDKSKVVAIVKDGALCERAAAGDSVEIVTERTPFYAESGGQAGDQGSIVLPAGRLRIEDTLRPVAGLSVHRGVVEEGSVAVGEEATLAIDVERREGIRRSHSATHLLHWALRQVVGSHAQQKGSLVGPGRLRFDFTHGKPLSSEELSKIEDLVNQRTLANAPVRTEVLSMEEAKKRGAMMIFEEKYGDTVRMLSMLESVELCGGTHARATGDIGLFKIQLEQGIAAGVRRIVATTGEGSLAHLRAVEHDLERAAQAAKASPKDLVEKIEKLVAETKSLEKKVDELSKKLLTGGGGLEALLGHVREIGGVKVLGVKADVADRGALRELAEQLRDKLGDSIVLVGSETEGKAQLVLTVSKPLTGRFKAGELIRPIAAIVGGSGGGRPDMAQAGGTEIDKLDQAIEAVYAGVAPTS